A genomic stretch from Falco cherrug isolate bFalChe1 chromosome 3, bFalChe1.pri, whole genome shotgun sequence includes:
- the IRX2 gene encoding iroquois-class homeodomain protein IRX-2, whose translation MSYPQGYLYQPPGSLALYSCPAYGASALAAPRSEELARSSSGSAFSPYPGSAAFTAQAAATGFTSPLQYSTDPATGFPSYMGSPYDAHTTGMTGAISYHPYGSPAYPYQLNDPAYRKNATRDATATLKAWLQEHRKNPYPTKGEKIMLAIITKMTLTQVSTWFANARRRLKKENKMTWAPRNKSEDEDDDEGDGARSKEESPEKIPESNETSAEDEGISLQVDSLTDHSCSAESDGEKLPCRAGDPLCESGSECKDKYEDIEEEEDDDDDEEEEDIEEDEGGGGERDPPAKPATSSPLAAVEAPLLGHPHADAARSASKAALGGRASPGPPTPASKPKLWSLAEIATSDLKSQTLGQGCQPAPLSSATPASAPHSAAYSPSSLLGRHIYYTSPFYSNYTNYGNFNALQSQGILRYNSAAVASNEGLSQTVLNASSAHKQSSDSLKTITNQLEQHYRPSSYDSKKDPTEVCTVGVQPYL comes from the exons ATGTCCTATCCTCAGGGTTACCTCTACCAGCCCCCCGGCTCGCTGGCTCTGTACTCCTGCCCGGCGTACGGCGCGTCGGCGCTGGCGGCCCCCAGGAGCGAGGAGCTGGCCAGGTCTTCGTCGGGATCGGCGTTCAGCCCTTACCCGGGATCGGCAGCTTTCACCGCCCAGGCGGCGGCCACAGGCTTCACCAGCCCGCTCCAGTACTCCACAGACCCCGCCACGGGATTCCCCTCCTACATG GGCTCCCCTTACGACGCCCATACGACGGGGATGACCGGAGCCATCAGCTACCACCCGTACGGCAGCCCTGCCTACCCCTACCAGCTGAACGACCCCGCGTACAGGAAAAATGCCACCCGCGACGCCACGGCCACGCTGAAGGCCTGGCTCCAGGAGCACCGCAAGAACCCCTACCCCACCAAGGGCGAGAAGATCATGCTGGCCATCATCACCAAGATGACCCTCACCCAGGTCTCCACCTGGTTCGCCAACGCTCGCCGGCGGCTCAAGAAGGAGAACAAGATGACCTGGGCCCCGCGGAACAAGAGCGAGGACGAGGACGACGACGAAGGCGACGGGGCCAGGAGTAAAGAGGAGAGTCCCGAGAAGATACCCGAGAGCAACGAAACCTCCGCCGAGGACGAAG GAATCAGCTTGCAAGTCGACTCACTGACGGACCACTCCTGCTCCGCCGAGTCGGACGGCGAGAAGCTGCCCTGCCGAGCGGGAGACCCACTCTGCGAGTCGGGCTCGGAGTGTAAGGACAAGTACGAGGACatcgaggaggaggaggacgacgACGAcgacgaggaggaggaggacatcGAGGAGGAcgagggcggcggcggggagcgcgaCCCGCCGGCCAAGCCCGCCACCTCCTCGCCGCTGGCGGCCGTGGAGGCCCCGCTCCTCGGCCACCCGCACGCCGACGCCGCCCGCAGCGCCAGCAAGGCGGCGCTGGGCGGCCGcgcctcccccggccccccgaCGCCGGCCAGCAAGCCCAAGCTCTGGTCGCTGGCCGAAATCGCCACCTCGGACCTCAAGAGCCAAACCCtgggccagggctgccagcccgCGCCGCTCTCCTCGGCCACCCCCGCCTCCGCCCCGCACAGCGCTGCCTACTCGCCCTCCTCCCTCCTGGGGAGGCATATTTATTACACCTCACCTTTTTATAGCAATTATACAAACTATGGGAACTTTAACGCTCTCCAGAGCCAGGGAATCCTGAGATACAACTCCGCAGCGGTGGCTTCAAACGAGGGACTAAGTCAGACTGTCCTaaatgccagctctgcccacaaGCAGAGCAGTGACTCTTTGAAAACGATCACTAACCAGCTAGAACAACATTACAGGCCCTCTAGTTACGACTCTAAGAAAG ATCCCACTGAAGTCTGCACAGTAGGAGTACAACCATACCTATAG